A genomic stretch from Pararhizobium sp. IMCC21322 includes:
- a CDS encoding low molecular weight phosphatase family protein produces MIDSAPTGVPFPTRAPAAERPSALLFACRMNVIRSPMAAAITRHLFPNQIYTRSAGVRPGALDPFVQIVMEEMGIDISRHIPHSFEELEDTNFDLVVTLAPEAHHKALELTRTNAMDVEYWPTMDPSLATGSRSQILDAYRSLRDELTMRIKKRFVWQPRGND; encoded by the coding sequence TTGATTGACAGCGCGCCAACCGGTGTTCCCTTTCCTACCCGCGCACCTGCCGCCGAGCGTCCCAGCGCCTTGCTATTTGCCTGCCGGATGAATGTCATCCGCTCCCCCATGGCCGCAGCCATTACCCGGCACCTTTTTCCCAATCAGATATATACCCGTTCAGCTGGCGTTCGGCCGGGCGCGCTTGATCCGTTTGTCCAGATTGTGATGGAGGAAATGGGCATCGATATCAGCAGACATATTCCCCATTCCTTTGAAGAACTTGAGGACACCAATTTTGATCTGGTTGTGACCTTGGCGCCGGAGGCACATCACAAGGCTCTGGAACTGACGCGCACCAATGCAATGGACGTTGAATATTGGCCAACGATGGACCCGTCACTGGCGACCGGGTCCCGGTCGCAAATTCTCGACGCCTATCGCAGTTTGCGCGATGAACTGACGATGCGCATCAAGAAACGCTTTGTCTGGCAGCCGCGCGGCAACGACTGA
- a CDS encoding UPF0262 family protein, producing MSDSGTQGDTTERLCAVVLDESTFGRSSNEIEHERAIAIYDLVEENSFQPLAPSAPDVTEFHGPYRLNLSLQEARLVFEVLFEDGGQLATHILSLTPFRKIVKDYYMICDSYYAAIKTATPSQIEAIDMGRRGLHNEGSQLLLDRLSGKIAMDFNTARRLFTLVCVLYWKG from the coding sequence ATGTCTGACAGCGGCACACAAGGCGACACGACAGAACGGTTGTGCGCAGTTGTGCTGGATGAAAGCACCTTTGGCCGATCATCGAACGAAATCGAGCATGAGCGCGCGATTGCAATTTATGATCTGGTCGAAGAGAATTCTTTTCAGCCACTTGCGCCGTCAGCGCCTGATGTAACCGAATTTCACGGCCCATACCGTCTCAATTTGTCGCTTCAGGAAGCCCGATTGGTATTTGAGGTGCTGTTTGAAGATGGCGGACAGCTGGCGACGCATATCCTGTCTCTGACGCCATTTCGCAAGATCGTCAAAGATTACTACATGATCTGCGACAGCTATTATGCTGCCATTAAAACCGCGACGCCAAGCCAGATTGAAGCCATCGATATGGGACGGCGCGGCCTGCATAATGAAGGGTCACAACTGCTGCTGGACCGGCTGTCTGGAAAGATCGCCATGGATTTTAACACCGCCAGACGTTTGTTTACGCTGGTCTGTGTTCTGTACTGGAAAGGCTAG
- the hisD gene encoding histidinol dehydrogenase, producing MVYRLSQSDSNFSSEFQTLLVAKREVSEDVDATVRNIIQDVRKRGDAAVLELTAKFDRLSLTADKLRVSDAEIMQAVETVAPKTMAALTLAHDRITSHHEKQLPVDQHYTDALGVELGSRWSAVSAVGLYVPGGTANYPSSVLMNAVPARVAGVARIAMVVPTPDGALNPLVLVAAHLAGVSEIYRIGGAQAVAALAYGTDTIAPVAKIVGPGNAYVAAAKRQVFGTVGIDMIAGPSEVLVVADDTANADWVAADLLAQAEHDASAQSILITDSAALAEAVEHAVETQLKTLPREKIAGASWRDFGAIIQVADVMQAAPLIDAIAAEHLELCVADPDALLDKISHAGAVFLGHHTPEAIGDYVGGSNHVLPTARSARFSSGLSVLDYMKRTSILRCNPDNLRVLGPAAIELADVEGLDAHGRSVAIRLNL from the coding sequence TTGGTGTACCGACTGTCCCAATCCGACTCGAATTTCTCATCTGAATTCCAGACCTTGCTGGTAGCCAAGCGGGAGGTTTCCGAAGATGTGGATGCTACAGTGCGAAACATCATCCAGGATGTGCGCAAACGCGGCGATGCAGCCGTTCTGGAACTGACAGCAAAATTTGATCGGTTGAGCCTCACAGCTGACAAGCTGCGTGTTTCCGATGCCGAAATCATGCAGGCAGTGGAAACTGTTGCGCCCAAGACAATGGCAGCGCTGACCCTGGCCCATGACCGCATCACCTCGCACCACGAAAAGCAGTTACCGGTTGATCAGCACTATACTGATGCGCTGGGCGTTGAGTTGGGGTCGCGCTGGTCTGCGGTCTCTGCAGTTGGGCTTTACGTGCCCGGCGGCACCGCCAATTATCCAAGCTCTGTGTTGATGAATGCTGTGCCGGCACGCGTTGCGGGTGTAGCGCGGATTGCCATGGTTGTTCCAACGCCTGACGGCGCGCTTAATCCGCTTGTGCTGGTGGCGGCGCATCTGGCCGGTGTCAGCGAAATTTATCGCATTGGCGGGGCGCAGGCTGTTGCAGCGCTGGCTTATGGAACAGATACCATTGCACCGGTTGCAAAAATCGTTGGACCCGGCAACGCCTATGTGGCGGCTGCCAAGCGGCAGGTCTTCGGCACTGTGGGCATAGACATGATTGCCGGGCCATCCGAGGTTCTGGTGGTGGCCGATGACACCGCGAATGCGGATTGGGTTGCTGCCGATCTGTTGGCGCAGGCTGAACATGATGCCTCAGCGCAATCCATCCTCATCACCGACAGTGCCGCACTGGCTGAAGCTGTAGAACATGCGGTCGAAACCCAGTTGAAAACGTTGCCTCGTGAAAAGATTGCCGGTGCCAGTTGGCGTGATTTTGGCGCGATTATTCAGGTTGCTGATGTGATGCAGGCAGCTCCGCTGATTGACGCGATTGCAGCGGAACACCTTGAATTATGTGTGGCTGACCCTGATGCGCTTCTGGACAAGATCAGCCACGCAGGTGCTGTGTTTCTTGGACACCATACGCCAGAAGCCATTGGCGATTATGTCGGCGGTTCCAACCATGTTCTGCCGACAGCCCGTTCTGCCCGGTTCTCATCCGGACTGTCGGTTCTGGATTACATGAAACGCACGTCGATTTTGCGCTGTAACCCTGATAATCTGAGAGTTCTGGGGCCAGCTGCAATTGAGCTGGCAGATGTTGAAGGCCTTGACGCTCATGGGCGATCTGTGGCCATACGGCTTAATCTGTAG
- a CDS encoding DUF2948 family protein — translation MSALKIMAMDEEDLTVLSAHCQDAVFKAADVTWLAVEKRFLISLNRFVWEDAQKAGGLKGLLGRKSYERHKAVLHFEQVSKVQTKGRNPSDPDAVFSLLSIEFLGDDDGVSGQIELMLAEGHSIRLDVDCIEVRLADFDAAWETTNKPKHPLS, via the coding sequence ATGTCCGCATTGAAAATTATGGCGATGGACGAAGAGGACCTGACGGTTCTTTCCGCTCATTGTCAGGACGCTGTGTTCAAAGCCGCAGATGTCACATGGCTTGCTGTCGAGAAGCGGTTTCTGATCTCCCTCAACCGCTTTGTGTGGGAAGACGCGCAGAAGGCCGGCGGCCTTAAGGGCCTGCTGGGCCGCAAGAGCTATGAGCGGCACAAAGCCGTTTTGCACTTTGAGCAGGTATCAAAAGTTCAAACCAAGGGGCGCAACCCGTCTGATCCTGATGCGGTGTTTTCACTTCTGTCGATTGAATTTTTGGGCGACGACGACGGTGTCTCCGGCCAAATAGAACTGATGTTGGCCGAGGGGCACTCCATCCGGCTGGATGTTGATTGTATTGAGGTACGGCTTGCCGATTTTGATGCAGCGTGGGAAACCACCAACAAGCCAAAGCATCCGCTTAGCTGA